In Bacillus sp. Cs-700, one genomic interval encodes:
- a CDS encoding DUF2524 family protein, whose amino-acid sequence MSTYRKVEEMLKNAHELTEYADEQLQLATKQQSAVNDKGYTETQQLLERMSVELDKMIHSANPEQRDALHRAQQQIQDRQNNFILGFET is encoded by the coding sequence ATGTCCACGTACCGTAAAGTAGAAGAAATGTTAAAAAACGCTCATGAACTAACTGAATATGCTGACGAGCAGCTTCAACTAGCTACAAAGCAACAATCAGCGGTCAATGATAAGGGTTATACAGAAACCCAACAATTGCTTGAACGTATGTCTGTTGAACTTGATAAAATGATTCACAGTGCAAATCCTGAACAGCGTGACGCGCTTCACAGAGCGCAACAGCAAATTCAGGATCGACAGAATAATTTCATTCTTGGATTTGAAACATGA
- a CDS encoding S1-like domain-containing RNA-binding protein: MASELHAGEMTTLRVARMQEYGYFLTNGYEDVMLHKKEAKNHYEEDDEVEVFLYHDHQGRLSATETVPLVTMDSFSILKVVEVKRSLGVFVDIGIQKDMLLSKDDLPYDWATWPAIGDELYCGLKLDKKQRLFADLSKFEEIQELSVAAPADSKNAEVEGLVFRFLDDGVSILTSEGYLAYLHKDEMKEQVRLGQRLTMRITFVREDGRVNVSTRPLVKEARLEDSDRLVAYMEKHGNQMPFTDKSDPEAIKNEFNISKAAFKRAMGKLIKEKKVEQQEGVTILKS; this comes from the coding sequence TTGGCAAGTGAATTACATGCAGGAGAAATGACTACGTTACGTGTCGCACGTATGCAAGAATACGGCTATTTTTTAACAAACGGATATGAAGATGTCATGCTTCATAAAAAAGAAGCTAAAAATCACTACGAAGAAGATGATGAAGTAGAGGTGTTTTTATACCACGATCATCAAGGGAGACTTTCAGCCACTGAAACAGTTCCGCTCGTAACAATGGATTCCTTTTCGATTCTAAAGGTTGTAGAAGTGAAGCGAAGCCTCGGTGTATTTGTGGATATTGGCATTCAAAAGGACATGCTTTTATCAAAAGATGACCTTCCTTATGACTGGGCTACGTGGCCAGCTATTGGTGATGAGCTCTATTGTGGGCTAAAGCTTGATAAAAAGCAGCGTCTTTTTGCTGATTTAAGTAAATTTGAAGAAATACAGGAACTTTCTGTTGCAGCACCAGCCGATAGCAAAAATGCTGAAGTTGAAGGACTAGTTTTCCGCTTTCTTGATGATGGCGTTTCAATTCTGACAAGTGAAGGGTATCTTGCTTATTTGCATAAAGATGAGATGAAAGAACAAGTAAGACTTGGTCAGCGTCTTACAATGAGAATTACATTTGTAAGGGAAGATGGTCGTGTGAACGTATCGACAAGACCTCTTGTAAAAGAAGCAAGACTTGAGGACTCAGATCGCCTTGTGGCATATATGGAGAAGCACGGCAATCAAATGCCTTTTACTGATAAAAGTGATCCAGAAGCGATTAAGAATGAATTTAATATAAGTAAAGCAGCTTTTAAGCGCGCAATGGGAAAATTGATCAAAGAAAAGAAGGTTGAACAACAAGAAGGAGTCACCATTTTAAAATCCTAA
- a CDS encoding YhdB family protein → MDITDYDKALYYTHHCACIDLSVLMMKTEDDILSKRIEQFVYAFIRETEFMKVKEARDTLLSYIDYVYRMEPDFSEMAAINQTLD, encoded by the coding sequence TTGGATATTACTGACTATGACAAAGCTCTATATTACACGCATCATTGTGCTTGCATTGATCTTAGCGTTTTGATGATGAAAACAGAGGATGACATCCTTTCGAAGCGAATTGAACAATTTGTTTATGCCTTTATACGTGAAACTGAATTTATGAAGGTAAAGGAAGCACGAGATACACTTCTTTCCTACATTGATTACGTATATCGGATGGAACCTGACTTTAGTGAAATGGCTGCTATAAATCAGACTTTAGACTGA
- a CDS encoding glycoside hydrolase family 15 protein, with amino-acid sequence MNQQQLHSVLESMRLPNGAYVASTSDDYDYVWIRDVCYAVMPYLNSKCSRYEKAYHALLTLLRKYEWKLDIHTEQKPHYLHEYIHARYTRNLEEIPVEWGHAQNDAVGIMLFGIGQGIQNGKPMLRDKVDHRIVQKLVDYLECLEYWKSPDNGMWEENVELHASSVGACVAGLKAVKTLVNVPSYMIEEGEKALDKLLPCESETKEADLALLSLIYPLNVVSREQAIQIVDRITERLERERGIIRYENDVYYNEGSEAEWCFGFPWLGLCYEQLGELDKMSEYWSKTMSITPESGKIPELYIGGTNIPNKNTPLAWSISMAYQLQVRMNEMQENVS; translated from the coding sequence ATGAATCAACAGCAGCTGCACAGTGTACTTGAAAGTATGCGACTACCGAATGGAGCTTATGTTGCAAGTACATCGGATGATTACGACTACGTTTGGATCAGAGATGTATGCTATGCGGTTATGCCATATTTAAATTCTAAATGTTCACGGTATGAAAAAGCGTACCATGCTTTACTCACACTACTTAGAAAATATGAGTGGAAGCTTGATATTCATACGGAACAAAAGCCACATTATTTACATGAATACATTCATGCGCGTTATACAAGAAATTTAGAAGAAATTCCCGTTGAATGGGGACATGCTCAAAATGATGCAGTTGGTATTATGTTATTTGGAATCGGTCAAGGAATTCAAAATGGGAAGCCGATGTTAAGAGACAAAGTAGACCATCGCATCGTACAAAAACTTGTAGATTATCTGGAATGTCTCGAATACTGGAAAAGCCCTGATAATGGCATGTGGGAAGAAAATGTAGAATTACATGCATCAAGCGTTGGAGCGTGTGTAGCGGGACTAAAAGCCGTTAAAACTCTCGTTAACGTACCTTCATATATGATTGAGGAAGGTGAAAAAGCTTTAGATAAACTTTTACCTTGTGAAAGTGAAACGAAAGAAGCGGATTTAGCTCTATTATCATTAATTTATCCTTTAAATGTTGTATCAAGAGAACAAGCGATCCAAATTGTGGACAGGATCACAGAGCGCCTTGAGCGAGAACGAGGCATTATAAGGTATGAAAATGATGTGTATTATAACGAAGGTAGCGAAGCAGAATGGTGTTTTGGGTTCCCATGGTTAGGTCTTTGCTATGAGCAACTAGGAGAACTTGATAAAATGAGTGAATACTGGTCGAAAACGATGAGTATAACACCTGAAAGTGGAAAAATTCCTGAACTTTATATTGGCGGTACGAATATACCAAATAAAAACACACCGCTAGCTTGGTCTATTTCCATGGCTTATCAACTTCAAGTACGGATGAATGAAATGCAGGAGAATGTATCTTAA
- the glgB gene encoding 1,4-alpha-glucan branching protein GlgB, whose protein sequence is MTVSMPTEYDRYLFHQGNLFQAYRSMGAHLREEDGRFGVRFTVWAPHAVAVAVTGNFNQWDTTSHRMEKVEESGLWSLFVEHLSENELYKYAVETTAGETLMKSDPYAFYSELKPKTASIVKKVDHFDWHDTKWMAKRKKTAPYDGPLSIYEVHPGSWRRKEDGSYYSYKDLMHELIPYVKEHGYTHIELMPVMEHPFDRSWGYQITGYFSVTSRFGEPDDLKAFIDKCHQEDIGVIFDWVPAHFCKDAHGLGQFDGGPVFEPSDPARAERHNWGTYNFDYSKPEVVSFLISNAVFWFDYYHIDGLRVDAVSQMLLYHHDHESGGVEGENAAAKEFIQKLNRTIFEQFPNVLMMAEESTDYPLVSAPIHEGGLGFNYKWNMGWMNDVLKYMELHMDDRKHHHNLLTFSFFYAFSENYLLPLSHDEVVHGKKSLLNKMPGDYWQKFANLRTLYGYMMAHPGKKLLFMGGEFGQFVEWKDLSELDWLLFDYDMHRKMNAYVKELNHFYLDSRAMWRIDHESKGFEWIDANDNAQSVLTFMRKGKAKGDCDIAIINFSPNVYYDYRIGVPSTGTYIEMFNSDQEKYGGSGQLNADELQSEKTPYHNQPYSLMLKVPPLGIVVLGKKNKSNLERRNRYV, encoded by the coding sequence ATGACTGTATCTATGCCGACAGAGTATGATCGGTATCTATTTCATCAGGGAAATTTATTTCAGGCTTATCGTTCAATGGGCGCCCATTTAAGGGAAGAAGATGGACGGTTTGGAGTCAGGTTTACAGTCTGGGCTCCTCATGCTGTAGCAGTAGCCGTAACAGGGAATTTTAATCAATGGGATACCACATCGCATCGTATGGAAAAAGTGGAAGAGTCAGGACTATGGTCGTTATTTGTAGAACACTTATCAGAAAATGAACTCTACAAATATGCTGTCGAAACAACTGCAGGGGAGACGCTTATGAAGTCTGATCCCTATGCTTTCTATTCGGAACTGAAACCGAAAACGGCTTCCATCGTAAAAAAAGTTGATCATTTTGACTGGCATGATACGAAGTGGATGGCGAAACGAAAAAAAACTGCCCCATATGATGGGCCGCTATCCATTTATGAAGTTCATCCAGGTTCCTGGCGTAGGAAAGAAGATGGTTCCTATTATTCCTATAAGGATCTGATGCATGAATTGATTCCTTATGTGAAGGAACATGGGTATACCCACATTGAATTAATGCCGGTAATGGAGCATCCATTTGATCGCTCGTGGGGTTATCAAATTACAGGGTACTTTTCGGTCACAAGTCGTTTTGGTGAGCCTGATGATTTAAAGGCGTTTATCGATAAATGTCATCAGGAAGATATTGGCGTGATTTTTGATTGGGTCCCTGCTCATTTTTGTAAAGATGCCCACGGGCTCGGTCAGTTTGACGGCGGACCGGTATTTGAACCGTCGGATCCGGCTCGAGCAGAACGGCATAATTGGGGAACGTATAATTTCGATTATAGTAAACCTGAAGTGGTCAGTTTTCTTATCTCGAATGCTGTCTTCTGGTTTGACTATTACCATATTGACGGGTTAAGGGTCGATGCAGTTTCACAGATGCTTCTTTATCACCATGACCATGAAAGCGGTGGCGTGGAAGGAGAGAATGCTGCAGCTAAGGAATTTATTCAGAAATTAAATCGAACAATCTTTGAACAATTCCCAAATGTTTTAATGATGGCAGAGGAGTCGACGGATTATCCGTTAGTAAGCGCACCTATTCATGAAGGTGGCCTCGGTTTCAATTATAAATGGAACATGGGATGGATGAATGATGTTCTGAAGTACATGGAACTTCACATGGATGATCGTAAACACCATCATAACTTGTTAACGTTCTCTTTTTTCTACGCTTTTTCAGAAAACTATTTGTTGCCGCTTTCGCATGATGAAGTGGTGCATGGGAAAAAGTCATTACTAAATAAGATGCCAGGTGACTATTGGCAAAAATTTGCCAATCTTCGAACGCTTTATGGGTACATGATGGCTCATCCCGGAAAAAAACTCCTCTTTATGGGAGGAGAATTTGGTCAATTCGTTGAATGGAAAGATTTATCTGAGCTTGACTGGTTGCTTTTTGACTATGACATGCATAGGAAGATGAACGCTTATGTAAAAGAGCTCAATCATTTTTATCTTGATTCACGGGCAATGTGGCGCATTGATCATGAGTCTAAAGGTTTTGAATGGATCGATGCGAACGATAACGCACAGTCTGTTCTCACCTTTATGAGAAAAGGCAAAGCAAAAGGAGATTGCGATATCGCGATTATTAATTTTTCTCCTAATGTGTACTATGATTATCGGATTGGCGTTCCATCTACTGGAACGTATATTGAAATGTTTAATAGCGATCAAGAAAAGTACGGTGGATCAGGTCAGTTAAACGCAGACGAATTGCAAAGCGAAAAAACGCCCTATCACAATCAACCTTATAGCCTGATGCTTAAAGTACCACCGCTTGGAATTGTTGTTCTCGGCAAAAAAAATAAAAGCAACCTTGAAAGGAGAAATCGCTATGTCTAA
- a CDS encoding glucose-1-phosphate adenylyltransferase, whose product MSKKRCVAMLLAGGQGTRLGKLTTRLAKPAVPFGGKYRIIDFTLSNCSNSGIDTVGVLTQYQPYILNSYIGIGSSWDLDRKNGGVSVLPPYMGQKGGEWYRGTANAIYQNMYYIKQYDPEYVLVISGDHIYKMDYSEMLDYHEQRDADATIAVLEVPWNEASRFGIMNTDDEDRIVEFQEKPAEPKTNLASMGIYIFNWKTLQKYLTEDEQNPGSSNDFGKDIIPAMIEDEKNVFAYSFNGYWKDVGTLQSLWEANMDLLDDDPALILNDPAWKIYSVNPNQPPQYIAPQAKVTRSLVNEGCVVYGDVYRSVLFYGVHVGLGSTIRNSIIMPNVKIGANVTIENAIVESGTVVEDGMSLGSSDGSISLIADGEIVSVPK is encoded by the coding sequence ATGTCTAAAAAACGTTGTGTCGCCATGCTACTCGCAGGTGGTCAGGGGACAAGATTAGGAAAATTAACGACTCGTCTTGCGAAGCCTGCCGTTCCGTTCGGAGGAAAATATCGCATTATTGATTTCACACTTAGTAATTGCAGCAATTCAGGTATTGATACGGTTGGCGTTCTCACTCAATATCAGCCGTACATACTCAATTCATATATCGGAATTGGCAGTTCATGGGATCTGGACCGGAAAAATGGAGGCGTTTCCGTTCTTCCCCCTTACATGGGCCAAAAGGGCGGCGAGTGGTACCGTGGCACAGCGAATGCGATTTACCAGAACATGTACTATATCAAGCAATATGACCCAGAATATGTTCTTGTTATTTCAGGGGACCACATTTATAAAATGGATTATTCTGAGATGCTTGATTATCATGAGCAGCGTGATGCGGATGCAACGATTGCGGTTCTTGAAGTACCATGGAATGAAGCAAGTCGCTTCGGTATTATGAATACGGATGACGAAGATCGGATTGTTGAGTTTCAAGAGAAACCAGCTGAACCGAAAACAAATTTAGCATCGATGGGCATTTATATTTTCAATTGGAAAACGCTTCAAAAGTATCTAACAGAAGATGAGCAAAATCCTGGATCATCTAATGACTTTGGTAAAGATATTATTCCAGCCATGATTGAAGACGAAAAGAACGTATTTGCTTACTCATTCAATGGATACTGGAAGGATGTTGGAACGTTACAAAGCTTGTGGGAAGCAAACATGGATCTTCTCGATGATGATCCAGCTTTGATTCTTAATGATCCAGCCTGGAAAATTTATTCGGTGAATCCAAATCAACCCCCACAATATATCGCTCCTCAAGCGAAAGTGACACGTTCACTAGTAAACGAAGGGTGCGTTGTCTATGGAGATGTTTATCGATCGGTTCTTTTCTACGGCGTGCACGTTGGACTTGGAAGTACGATTCGAAACTCAATCATTATGCCAAATGTAAAAATTGGAGCAAATGTAACGATTGAAAACGCGATTGTAGAAAGTGGCACTGTAGTAGAAGATGGTATGTCATTAGGGTCAAGTGATGGTTCCATTTCTTTAATTGCTGATGGCGAAATCGTCTCGGTACCAAAATAG
- the glgD gene encoding glucose-1-phosphate adenylyltransferase subunit GlgD has product MKKVVGVINLVDEKNTLSELTNHRSFASVPFAGRYRLIDFSLSNLTNAGVNTVAVFTREKYRSLFDHLGSGREWDLDRHQGGLFFQPPADEERRNSGDIHSFYENLSFFKRSLSHYVLVTNGQLVWNVDFDQIIDEHEAENADITVVYKPCDDPYTSGSHYNVLYTNDDERVDRLNLGVEPLPGDNVFLNTFLMKSSLLISLVEDSIESGKHESINEAIAANLDRYHVHAHHFGGYVTFIDSVESYYRYSMEMLDPNVTQELFYNTGPIYTKVKHESPAKYLESSSVSNSLIANGCTISGTVENSILFRGIRVGKGAVIRNSIIMQKCEIGEGAVIENVILDKDVSVSPNEKVISEDQPRVIAKSTVI; this is encoded by the coding sequence ATGAAAAAAGTAGTAGGAGTTATTAACCTCGTAGATGAAAAAAACACACTAAGTGAATTAACCAATCATCGAAGCTTTGCCTCTGTTCCATTTGCAGGGCGGTATCGATTGATCGATTTCTCTTTATCAAACTTAACCAATGCAGGTGTTAACACGGTAGCCGTTTTTACTCGTGAAAAATACCGTTCATTATTTGACCATTTAGGTTCAGGCCGAGAATGGGATCTCGATCGTCATCAGGGAGGGCTTTTCTTCCAGCCCCCTGCAGATGAAGAACGCAGAAATTCTGGTGACATCCATTCATTTTATGAAAACCTTTCCTTTTTTAAGAGAAGCCTTTCTCATTATGTTCTTGTAACGAACGGACAGCTTGTCTGGAACGTAGATTTCGATCAAATTATTGACGAACATGAAGCCGAGAATGCTGATATAACGGTTGTATACAAACCTTGTGACGACCCTTATACGAGTGGCAGTCATTATAACGTGTTATATACGAACGATGATGAGCGGGTAGATCGGTTAAATTTAGGTGTTGAACCGTTGCCGGGAGATAACGTGTTTTTGAACACCTTCTTGATGAAATCATCTCTCCTTATTTCTCTTGTTGAAGATAGTATTGAGAGTGGGAAGCATGAGTCCATTAATGAAGCGATTGCTGCAAACTTAGATCGTTACCATGTACACGCGCATCATTTTGGTGGATATGTTACCTTCATCGATAGTGTTGAGAGCTACTATCGCTATAGTATGGAAATGCTTGATCCAAATGTGACGCAGGAATTATTTTATAACACGGGTCCAATTTATACGAAAGTAAAGCACGAATCTCCTGCGAAGTATTTAGAAAGCTCCAGCGTATCGAACTCCTTGATTGCAAACGGCTGTACGATTTCAGGGACGGTAGAAAATAGTATTTTGTTTAGAGGAATTAGAGTTGGAAAAGGTGCAGTTATTAGAAACAGTATCATTATGCAAAAGTGTGAAATTGGTGAGGGTGCAGTGATTGAGAATGTGATTCTCGATAAAGACGTTTCCGTATCACCAAACGAGAAGGTCATTTCAGAAGATCAACCACGCGTTATCGCAAAATCGACTGTCATTTAG
- the glgA gene encoding glycogen synthase GlgA produces MNVLFAASEGHPFIKTGGLGDVIGALPKALQKQGANVSVILPKYQDMNETFKRQLELKETITVSVGWRDKYCGIEMLKYDGITYYFVDNEYYFKRSGSYGYFDDGERFSFFCKAVLEAIPYLEDQPDILHCHDWQTGMIPVLKKAHYRNHPYYEGIKVVYTIHNLRYQGIFPKSILHDLLDLSELHFNNEGVEFHGNVSFMKGGLLYADYITTVSPSYADEIKQPYFGEYLDGVMRKRENEFTGIINGIDTDLYDPASDSALAYTYHASHLLKEKNKTDLQKNLGLQIGEGIPVIALITRLVEQKGIDLFFRVLPEIMEQKVQVVVLGTGDEHYEHMLREAEARYPGRFSANIYFDDGFARQLYAASDLFLMPSQFEPCGISQLIALRYGSLPIVRETGGLKDTVQPYNKFTGEGHGFSFANYNAHEMLDTIRLALDLYHHDDITWKKLVVRAMRLNYSWEASSVKYLNLYQNLLK; encoded by the coding sequence ATGAACGTACTATTTGCCGCATCTGAAGGTCATCCATTTATTAAAACGGGTGGTCTTGGTGATGTGATCGGCGCTCTTCCAAAAGCACTTCAAAAACAGGGAGCGAACGTTTCTGTTATCTTACCTAAATATCAAGATATGAATGAGACGTTTAAACGTCAGCTTGAATTAAAAGAGACGATTACCGTTTCAGTTGGCTGGCGTGATAAATATTGTGGAATTGAGATGCTTAAGTATGACGGCATCACCTATTATTTCGTTGACAATGAATATTATTTTAAGCGAAGTGGTAGCTATGGATACTTTGATGACGGTGAGCGCTTTTCATTTTTTTGTAAAGCCGTATTAGAAGCGATCCCATATCTTGAAGATCAGCCTGACATTCTCCATTGCCACGATTGGCAAACTGGGATGATTCCTGTACTAAAGAAAGCCCATTATAGAAACCACCCTTACTATGAGGGAATTAAGGTTGTTTATACAATTCATAATTTGCGTTATCAGGGAATTTTTCCGAAGTCCATTTTGCATGATTTGCTAGATTTAAGTGAACTTCATTTCAATAATGAAGGGGTAGAGTTTCATGGTAATGTAAGCTTCATGAAAGGTGGACTGCTTTATGCAGATTACATTACAACTGTAAGTCCATCGTATGCGGATGAAATTAAGCAGCCTTATTTCGGTGAATACTTGGATGGAGTAATGAGGAAAAGAGAAAATGAATTTACTGGAATTATTAACGGAATTGATACGGATCTTTATGATCCAGCCAGTGATTCGGCTCTTGCTTATACGTATCACGCCTCACACCTTCTAAAAGAAAAAAACAAAACCGACCTTCAAAAGAATCTCGGTCTACAAATAGGCGAAGGCATTCCAGTTATTGCCCTTATTACGCGACTTGTCGAACAAAAGGGAATTGATTTGTTCTTCAGAGTCTTACCTGAAATAATGGAGCAAAAAGTCCAAGTAGTTGTTCTTGGAACAGGTGATGAGCATTACGAGCATATGCTTCGAGAAGCAGAAGCACGCTATCCTGGTAGATTTTCAGCAAACATTTATTTTGATGATGGTTTTGCGCGCCAGCTTTATGCTGCATCTGATTTGTTCTTAATGCCTTCCCAATTTGAGCCATGTGGCATTAGTCAGCTGATCGCGCTACGATATGGTAGTCTTCCCATTGTACGAGAAACGGGCGGCTTAAAAGATACTGTCCAACCTTATAACAAGTTTACAGGGGAGGGGCATGGGTTTAGTTTTGCGAACTATAATGCGCACGAAATGTTAGATACAATTCGTCTTGCTCTTGATCTCTATCATCATGATGACATCACATGGAAAAAACTAGTTGTAAGAGCGATGCGTCTTAACTATTCGTGGGAAGCTTCATCAGTAAAATACTTAAATTTGTATCAAAACCTATTAAAATAA
- a CDS encoding EAL domain-containing protein, whose product MISCTKCQTIPNIHSAGYIEIFTTVPQLNQSLHDLMDRKQLEPSLVIPFVGQEALADVCRLIASNFNQAAVDMFFCSTYSENEREKSQPLSFSQFYSRVQHPDYIEIMKQSLFTSHMQPIITLADQSVTGYEFLMRPTSEDYLFYPNELFEMARQSGLQSFLDSAARIASLKVSASHLENGTKRFINFLPSSIYDPAHCLRTTFQAVNAFKIDPNDLVFEVVETEKINEIAHLKKIFKTYQQEGMKMALDDVGSGFATREILLELKPDYAKIDRSLISHSDQDPVKQKYLIEMVSLSKEEGITLLAEGIERKEEVDFCKEIGIPLGQGYYFGRPAKEPVTALKV is encoded by the coding sequence ATGATATCATGTACAAAGTGCCAAACTATACCAAACATTCATTCTGCTGGTTATATAGAAATTTTTACTACCGTTCCTCAGCTTAATCAAAGTTTACATGACCTCATGGATCGAAAGCAGCTAGAGCCTTCGCTAGTCATTCCTTTTGTTGGTCAAGAAGCTTTAGCGGATGTTTGTCGCCTGATCGCTTCGAATTTTAATCAGGCAGCAGTTGACATGTTTTTTTGCTCAACATACTCAGAGAATGAAAGGGAAAAAAGTCAACCACTCTCATTCTCGCAATTTTATTCAAGAGTCCAGCACCCTGATTACATAGAAATAATGAAACAATCACTCTTTACAAGCCATATGCAGCCGATCATCACGCTTGCTGATCAGAGTGTTACAGGTTATGAGTTTTTAATGCGGCCTACGAGTGAAGACTATCTTTTTTATCCGAACGAATTATTTGAAATGGCAAGACAATCTGGTTTGCAGTCTTTTCTTGATAGTGCTGCAAGAATTGCTTCACTTAAAGTAAGCGCCTCTCATCTCGAAAATGGGACGAAGCGATTTATTAACTTCTTACCATCTTCAATTTATGATCCTGCTCACTGCCTTCGAACGACGTTTCAAGCAGTGAATGCTTTCAAAATTGATCCGAATGACCTTGTGTTTGAAGTAGTGGAAACGGAGAAAATTAATGAGATTGCTCATTTGAAGAAGATTTTTAAAACCTATCAACAAGAGGGTATGAAAATGGCGCTCGATGATGTGGGATCAGGTTTTGCAACAAGAGAAATATTATTAGAATTAAAACCGGATTATGCAAAGATTGATCGAAGTTTGATTTCCCACAGTGACCAGGACCCTGTTAAACAGAAGTATTTAATTGAAATGGTATCGTTGTCAAAAGAGGAAGGCATTACATTGCTCGCTGAAGGGATTGAACGAAAAGAAGAAGTTGATTTTTGTAAGGAAATAGGAATCCCACTTGGTCAGGGCTACTATTTTGGACGTCCTGCAAAGGAACCTGTTACAGCTCTAAAAGTATAA